One Bradyrhizobium sp. ISRA464 genomic window carries:
- a CDS encoding SPFH domain-containing protein gives MTGFDIFAIAFVLLVIVTLFAGVKTVPQGFDWTIERFGKYTRTLTPGLNLIVPYFDRVGRKINMMEQVIDIPEQEVITKDNATVTVDGVAFFQVFDAAKASYEVANLTQAITVLTMTNIRSVMGSMDLDQVLSHRDEINERLLRVVDAAVSPWGVKVNRIEIKDIVPPADLVEAMGRQMKAERVKRADILQAEGQRQSEILRAEGAKQGQILQAEGRREAAFRDAEARERLAEAEAKATQMVSDSIAKGDVAALNYFIADKYIKAFGLLAESPNQKVLMLPIETASVLGSLAGIGEIARATFGESAASATAAARRGSVPPAGPTPPAVPPAGPTLPPQR, from the coding sequence ATGACTGGTTTCGATATTTTCGCGATCGCGTTTGTTCTTCTCGTCATCGTCACACTGTTTGCCGGGGTCAAGACCGTCCCGCAAGGCTTTGACTGGACCATCGAGCGGTTCGGCAAATACACCCGCACGTTGACGCCGGGCCTCAATTTGATCGTGCCCTATTTCGATCGCGTCGGCCGCAAGATCAACATGATGGAGCAGGTGATCGACATCCCCGAGCAGGAGGTGATCACCAAGGACAACGCCACCGTGACGGTGGACGGCGTCGCATTCTTCCAGGTGTTCGATGCCGCGAAGGCGAGCTACGAGGTGGCCAACCTGACGCAGGCGATCACCGTGCTGACCATGACCAACATCCGCTCGGTGATGGGCTCGATGGATCTCGACCAGGTGCTGTCGCATCGCGACGAGATCAACGAGCGGCTGCTGCGCGTGGTCGACGCCGCGGTCTCGCCCTGGGGCGTCAAGGTCAACCGCATCGAGATCAAGGACATCGTGCCGCCGGCCGACCTTGTCGAGGCGATGGGCCGGCAGATGAAGGCCGAGCGCGTCAAGCGCGCCGACATCCTGCAGGCGGAAGGTCAGCGGCAGTCCGAGATCCTGCGCGCCGAGGGCGCCAAGCAAGGCCAGATCCTGCAGGCCGAGGGCCGCCGCGAAGCCGCCTTCCGTGATGCCGAGGCGCGCGAGCGTCTCGCCGAGGCCGAGGCAAAGGCGACGCAGATGGTCTCGGATTCGATCGCCAAAGGCGACGTCGCCGCGTTGAACTATTTCATCGCCGACAAGTACATCAAGGCGTTCGGTCTGCTCGCGGAATCGCCGAACCAGAAGGTGCTGATGTTGCCGATCGAGACCGCGAGCGTGCTGGGCTCGCTTGCCGGCATCGGCGAGATCGCGCGCGCCACGTTTGGCGAGAGCGCCGCGTCCGCCACGGCGGCCGCGCGGCGCGGCTCGGTGCCGCCGGCTGGGCCAACTCCGCCGGCAGTGCCGCCGGCCGGGCCGACTCTGCCGCCGCAGAGGTGA
- a CDS encoding helix-turn-helix domain-containing protein encodes MPKQAQSARPGVRGSRTGRPIMALLDLLGRRWTLRIIWELRESALTSRALRTACDEASPTILQTRLTELRDAGFVELTDDGYRLTALGGELLQTFAPLNRFAERWRRQSSS; translated from the coding sequence ATGCCGAAGCAGGCTCAGTCCGCCAGACCCGGCGTCCGCGGCTCGCGGACCGGGCGCCCGATCATGGCGCTGCTCGACCTGCTGGGCCGCCGCTGGACGTTGCGGATCATCTGGGAATTGCGGGAGAGCGCGCTGACCTCGCGCGCGCTGCGCACCGCCTGCGATGAGGCGTCGCCGACGATCCTGCAGACGCGGCTGACCGAGCTGCGCGACGCCGGTTTCGTCGAACTGACCGATGACGGCTACCGCCTCACCGCGCTCGGCGGGGAGCTGTTGCAGACTTTCGCTCCGCTCAATCGCTTCGCCGAGCGCTGGCGCAGGCAGAGCAGCAGCTAG
- a CDS encoding MAPEG family protein produces the protein MTVAEWCVFGTLMLSLLTIASVKWIGFRRFDNSRPRAPEFYDDPIRSRALGAHQNGLEAFPFFAVAVLLAEFRLGHLRLIDELAVLFLIMRIAYVFTYIGNRPTLRSILWSIGFAINIAIFFLPAIRGYLTG, from the coding sequence ATGACGGTCGCCGAATGGTGCGTCTTCGGGACGCTGATGCTTTCGCTCCTGACGATCGCATCCGTGAAATGGATCGGCTTCCGTCGTTTCGACAATTCCCGGCCGCGCGCCCCCGAGTTCTACGACGACCCGATCCGGTCGCGGGCGCTCGGCGCCCACCAGAACGGCCTCGAGGCCTTTCCGTTCTTTGCCGTCGCCGTGCTGCTTGCCGAGTTTCGCCTCGGCCATCTGCGGCTGATCGACGAGCTGGCCGTGCTGTTCCTGATCATGCGCATCGCCTACGTCTTCACCTATATCGGCAACCGGCCGACGCTGCGTTCGATCCTGTGGAGCATCGGTTTCGCGATCAACATCGCGATCTTCTTCCTGCCGGCGATCCGGGGGTATTTGACGGGTTGA
- a CDS encoding glutamate synthase subunit beta, with amino-acid sequence MGKITGFLEIDRNERKYTPVAERLKNFNEFVIPLSEKDTRDQAARCMNCGIPYCHGTGSAAPGTPGCPVNNQIPDFNDLVYQGNWEEASRNLHSTNNFPEFTGRICPAPCEASCTLNIDDNPVTIKTIECAIVDRAWDNGWLKPEIATEKTGKKVAIIGSGPAGLACAQQLARAGHEVHVYEKYAKAGGLLRYGIPDFKMEKNIIDRRVAQMEAEGVTFHYGKPVGGIAMNAIDPQELVKQYDAVALTGGAEAPRDLPIPGRELAGIHFAMDFLPQQNRRVSGEPQNGAAEILAGGKHVVVIGGGDTGSDCIGTSFRQGALSVTQLEIMPAPPEHENKGVIWPNWPLKMRTSSSQAEGAVREFAVLTQKFEGTDGKVTKLHCVRVDDKFKPLPGTEFTLDAELVLLAMGFVHPVHEGLLKTLGVDLDQRGNVRANLQDYQTSQAKVFSAGDMRRGQSLVVWAIREGRLCARSIDTFLMGKTDLPR; translated from the coding sequence ATGGGAAAGATTACAGGTTTTCTCGAGATCGACCGCAATGAGCGCAAGTACACGCCGGTCGCCGAGCGGTTGAAGAACTTCAACGAGTTCGTCATCCCCTTGAGCGAGAAGGACACGCGCGACCAGGCCGCGCGCTGCATGAACTGCGGCATCCCCTATTGCCACGGCACCGGCTCCGCCGCGCCGGGCACGCCGGGCTGCCCGGTCAACAACCAGATCCCCGACTTCAACGACCTCGTCTATCAGGGCAACTGGGAAGAGGCCTCGCGCAACCTGCACTCGACCAACAACTTTCCGGAGTTCACCGGGCGCATCTGTCCGGCGCCATGCGAGGCGTCCTGCACGCTCAACATCGACGACAACCCGGTCACCATCAAGACCATCGAATGCGCGATCGTCGACCGCGCCTGGGACAATGGCTGGCTGAAGCCGGAGATCGCTACGGAGAAGACCGGCAAGAAGGTCGCCATCATCGGCTCCGGCCCCGCCGGCCTCGCCTGCGCGCAGCAGCTCGCGCGCGCCGGCCACGAGGTGCATGTCTACGAGAAGTACGCCAAGGCCGGCGGCCTGCTGCGCTACGGCATCCCCGACTTCAAGATGGAAAAGAACATCATCGACCGCCGAGTGGCGCAGATGGAAGCCGAGGGCGTCACCTTCCATTACGGCAAGCCCGTTGGCGGCATTGCCATGAACGCGATCGATCCGCAGGAGCTGGTCAAGCAGTATGACGCCGTCGCGCTGACCGGCGGCGCGGAAGCCCCGCGCGACCTGCCGATCCCCGGCCGCGAACTCGCCGGCATCCACTTCGCGATGGACTTCCTGCCGCAGCAGAACCGCCGCGTCTCCGGCGAGCCGCAGAACGGCGCCGCCGAGATCCTCGCCGGCGGCAAGCATGTCGTCGTGATCGGCGGCGGCGACACCGGCTCGGACTGCATCGGCACCTCGTTCCGGCAAGGAGCGCTGTCGGTGACCCAGCTCGAGATCATGCCGGCGCCGCCCGAGCACGAGAACAAGGGCGTGATCTGGCCGAACTGGCCGCTGAAGATGCGCACGTCGTCGAGCCAGGCCGAAGGCGCGGTGCGCGAATTCGCGGTGCTGACCCAGAAGTTCGAGGGCACCGACGGCAAGGTCACCAAGCTGCATTGCGTTAGGGTCGACGACAAGTTCAAGCCGCTGCCCGGCACCGAGTTCACGCTCGACGCCGAGCTCGTGCTGCTCGCGATGGGCTTCGTGCATCCCGTGCACGAGGGCCTGCTCAAGACCCTCGGCGTCGATCTCGACCAGCGCGGCAACGTCCGCGCCAACCTGCAGGACTACCAGACCTCGCAGGCCAAGGTGTTCTCCGCCGGCGACATGCGCCGCGGCCAGTCGCTGGTGGTGTGGGCGATCCGCGAAGGCCGCCTCTGTGCACGGTCGATCGACACGTTCCTGATGGGGAAGACGGATCTGCCGCGGTAA
- a CDS encoding outer membrane beta-barrel protein: MPCLALTATTGLAEAQTVTPDLFSPTRQSQFINPNSPLRPITADAGDSLNGSGLPDLDRNRRAPSRTGAGQVGTGQVPTYGLPAANGASTSGYDSLNRKRQRPKYYPGQPRPKPSPGPGTPPPASPPLDAAGQLRLSIPPSATANKPPVPPAMAGTIPGQPPRRRLRLDDDPFGAVGDYAGSFLIKTAVEVMAGYDTNPGRLYSPQGRAFYMVAPEFLAVSDWERHAVVADLRGSFTGYGSGLTPNADGTPLSAPLDIDRPNFVGHVDGRFDVSRDTRLTAQARFLVSTDNPGSPNIQAGLARYPLYSTIGGTFGFDQNFNRLQVSAGATIDRTDYQWSKLTDGTTSSNDDRNFTQYGGVGRVSYELTPAVKPFLEVEGDSRVHDLYLDRAGYARDSNGGYAKAGTSFEFTRLLFGEVSIGYAMRDYADTRLGRLEGLLTTASLTWTATSLTTAKFYSDTQLGETTLPGTSGVLSRTYTVEVDHDFRRWLTAIGKFTYGTLEYKGDNRTDSIYSVSTDLIYKMTRSLWVKGTVRRDWLDSNQPGQSSASTVVMLGVRVQN; encoded by the coding sequence TTGCCGTGTCTTGCGCTGACCGCGACCACGGGGCTCGCCGAGGCCCAGACCGTCACGCCCGATCTCTTCAGCCCGACCCGCCAAAGCCAGTTCATCAATCCGAACTCGCCGCTGCGGCCAATCACGGCCGATGCGGGCGATTCGCTCAACGGCTCGGGCTTACCGGACCTCGATCGCAACCGGCGTGCGCCATCGCGTACCGGTGCCGGCCAGGTCGGTACCGGCCAGGTCCCGACCTACGGCCTGCCGGCCGCCAACGGTGCGTCGACCTCGGGTTACGACTCGCTCAACCGCAAGCGACAGAGGCCGAAATATTATCCGGGCCAGCCCAGGCCGAAGCCGTCGCCGGGCCCCGGCACGCCGCCGCCTGCGTCGCCGCCGCTCGACGCCGCCGGGCAGTTGCGGCTGTCGATCCCGCCGTCGGCCACGGCCAACAAGCCGCCGGTCCCGCCGGCGATGGCCGGCACCATTCCGGGGCAACCGCCGCGCAGGCGGCTGAGGCTCGATGACGATCCGTTCGGTGCGGTCGGCGATTACGCCGGCTCGTTCCTGATCAAGACCGCGGTCGAGGTCATGGCCGGCTACGATACCAATCCGGGCCGGCTGTATTCGCCGCAGGGACGCGCGTTCTACATGGTCGCACCGGAATTCCTCGCGGTGTCCGACTGGGAGCGCCACGCGGTCGTGGCCGACCTGCGCGGCTCCTTCACCGGCTATGGCTCTGGCCTGACGCCGAACGCCGACGGCACGCCGCTGTCGGCGCCGCTCGACATCGACCGTCCCAATTTCGTCGGCCATGTCGACGGGCGCTTCGACGTTTCGAGAGACACGCGCCTCACCGCGCAGGCGCGCTTCCTGGTCTCGACCGACAATCCCGGCAGCCCGAACATTCAGGCCGGCCTCGCCAGATATCCGCTCTACAGCACGATCGGCGGCACCTTCGGCTTCGACCAGAATTTCAACCGCCTGCAGGTCTCCGCCGGCGCCACCATCGACCGCACCGATTATCAGTGGTCCAAGCTCACCGACGGCACCACGTCGTCGAACGACGATCGCAACTTCACCCAGTATGGCGGCGTCGGCCGCGTCAGCTATGAGCTGACGCCCGCCGTCAAGCCGTTCCTCGAGGTGGAAGGCGACAGCCGCGTCCATGATCTCTATCTCGACCGCGCCGGCTACGCGCGCGATTCGAACGGCGGCTACGCCAAGGCCGGCACGTCCTTCGAGTTCACGCGGCTGTTGTTCGGCGAGGTCTCGATCGGCTACGCGATGCGCGACTATGCCGACACGCGGCTCGGCCGGCTCGAGGGCCTGCTCACTACGGCGTCATTGACCTGGACCGCGACGTCGCTGACGACCGCCAAGTTCTACTCGGACACGCAGCTCGGCGAGACCACGCTGCCCGGCACCTCGGGCGTGCTGTCGCGCACCTACACCGTCGAGGTCGATCACGATTTCCGCCGCTGGCTGACCGCGATCGGCAAGTTCACCTACGGCACGCTCGAGTACAAGGGCGACAACCGCACCGACTCGATCTACTCGGTGTCGACAGACCTGATCTACAAGATGACCCGCAGCCTCTGGGTCAAGGGCACGGTGCGCCGCGACTGGCTGGACTCCAACCAGCCGGGACAGAGCTCGGCCTCGACGGTGGTGATGCTGGGCGTGCGCGTGCAGAATTGA
- the hemH gene encoding ferrochelatase: protein MSTVIPFGSAKRAAEATPERVGVLLVNLGTPDTADAAGVRVYLREFLSDPRVIEDQGLRWKLILNGIILRVRPRSKARDYLKIWNVEKNESPLKTITRSQAEKLAADIADHGHVTIDWAMRYGNPSIQSRIEALAARGCSRLLVVPLYPQYSAATSATVCDEVFRVLAGMRAQPILRVTPPYYDDPAYIEALAQSINAHLAGMPFQPEIILASFHGMPKEYVEKGDPYQAQCIATTDALRKRLGLEASKLILTFQSRFGNAEWLQPYTDKTVEKLAKDGVRRIAVVMPGFSADCLETLEEIAQENAEIFRHNGGEQFAAIPCLNDSDGGMNVIRQLVLRELQGWI from the coding sequence ATGAGCACGGTCATTCCCTTCGGAAGTGCGAAGCGGGCCGCGGAAGCGACGCCCGAGCGCGTCGGCGTGCTGTTGGTCAATCTCGGCACACCGGATACGGCCGACGCCGCGGGCGTGCGGGTCTATCTCAGGGAATTCTTGTCCGATCCGCGGGTGATCGAGGATCAAGGCCTGCGCTGGAAGCTGATCCTCAACGGCATCATCCTGCGCGTCCGTCCGCGCAGCAAGGCGCGCGACTACCTGAAGATCTGGAACGTCGAGAAGAACGAGTCGCCACTGAAGACGATCACGCGCTCGCAGGCCGAGAAGCTTGCGGCCGATATCGCCGATCACGGGCACGTCACGATCGACTGGGCGATGCGCTACGGGAATCCGTCGATCCAGTCCCGCATCGAGGCGCTCGCCGCGCGCGGTTGCAGCCGCCTCCTGGTCGTGCCGCTCTATCCGCAATATTCCGCCGCGACCTCGGCAACGGTCTGCGACGAGGTGTTTCGTGTGCTGGCCGGCATGCGCGCGCAGCCGATCCTGCGGGTGACGCCGCCTTATTACGACGACCCCGCCTATATCGAGGCGCTGGCGCAGTCGATCAATGCGCATCTGGCTGGCATGCCGTTCCAGCCCGAGATCATTCTCGCGTCCTTCCACGGCATGCCGAAGGAGTATGTCGAGAAGGGCGATCCCTATCAGGCTCAGTGCATCGCAACGACGGACGCCTTGCGCAAACGGCTCGGGCTCGAAGCGTCGAAGCTGATCCTCACCTTCCAGTCGCGTTTCGGTAACGCAGAGTGGCTACAGCCCTATACGGACAAGACTGTCGAGAAACTGGCAAAGGATGGCGTGCGGCGGATCGCCGTGGTCATGCCCGGCTTCTCCGCCGACTGCCTGGAGACACTGGAAGAGATCGCGCAGGAGAATGCCGAAATCTTCAGGCACAATGGCGGCGAGCAGTTCGCCGCGATCCCCTGCCTCAACGACAGTGACGGCGGCATGAACGTGATCCGCCAGCTGGTGCTGCGCGAGCTGCAAGGCTGGATCTGA
- a CDS encoding carboxymuconolactone decarboxylase family protein, whose protein sequence is MSRIAPLDPPYAAEVQQQFDRIMRGRTPLVLFRVMAGHPRAWEKFRGGSLLDRGPLPLREREIVIDRTCALNACEYEWGVHVTAFGAAAELSEEQVRATVHGPAGASCWSPAEQAMIAAVDALHAHATLSEAEFAALKAHYDDDQILEIILLCGFYRTVSYLTNALAMPLEATAARFPR, encoded by the coding sequence ATGTCACGCATCGCACCGCTCGATCCGCCTTACGCAGCCGAAGTTCAACAGCAATTTGACCGCATCATGCGCGGCAGGACGCCGCTTGTGCTGTTCCGCGTCATGGCCGGCCATCCGCGCGCATGGGAGAAATTCCGCGGCGGCAGCCTGCTTGACCGCGGGCCGCTGCCCTTGCGGGAGCGCGAGATCGTGATCGACCGCACCTGCGCGCTGAACGCCTGCGAATATGAGTGGGGTGTGCACGTCACCGCGTTCGGCGCGGCCGCCGAGCTTTCGGAGGAGCAGGTCCGCGCCACCGTGCACGGCCCGGCCGGCGCAAGTTGCTGGTCACCGGCCGAACAGGCCATGATCGCGGCAGTCGACGCGCTGCATGCGCACGCGACGTTGAGCGAAGCCGAGTTCGCAGCGCTGAAAGCGCATTACGATGACGACCAGATCCTGGAGATCATCCTGCTGTGCGGCTTCTACCGCACGGTCTCCTATCTCACCAACGCGCTGGCCATGCCACTGGAGGCGACCGCGGCGCGGTTTCCGAGGTAA
- a CDS encoding DUF1007 family protein — translation MLRRIVGWLVLTGTVLLGTAAASAHPHVWITARSELIYAPDGTITGVRHAWTFDDMFSTYALQGIEAKTKGTYSREELAPLAQTNVESLKEYAYFTFAKADGKKQKFTEPVDYFLEYKDTALTLHFTLPVKTPFKARQLALEVFDPTYFIDFQYADKDPVKLVGASADCKMQFERPNDGTAAAQKLGEQNFLDGGNGNFGMMFANKITVECP, via the coding sequence ATCCTGCGCCGCATTGTCGGCTGGCTCGTGCTGACGGGGACCGTCCTGCTCGGCACGGCCGCCGCTTCTGCCCATCCCCATGTCTGGATCACGGCGAGGAGCGAGCTGATCTACGCCCCTGACGGCACCATCACCGGGGTCCGCCACGCCTGGACCTTCGACGACATGTTCTCGACCTATGCGCTGCAGGGCATCGAGGCCAAGACCAAGGGCACTTACAGCCGCGAGGAGCTGGCGCCGCTGGCACAGACCAATGTCGAGTCGCTGAAGGAATACGCCTATTTCACCTTCGCCAAGGCCGACGGCAAGAAGCAGAAGTTCACCGAACCGGTCGACTACTTCCTCGAATACAAGGACACGGCACTGACCTTGCACTTCACGCTGCCGGTGAAGACGCCGTTCAAGGCCAGGCAGCTCGCGCTCGAAGTGTTCGATCCGACCTACTTCATCGACTTCCAATATGCCGACAAGGATCCGGTCAAGCTGGTCGGCGCATCGGCCGACTGCAAGATGCAGTTCGAGCGGCCGAATGACGGCACCGCTGCCGCGCAGAAGCTCGGCGAGCAGAACTTCCTGGACGGCGGCAACGGCAATTTCGGCATGATGTTCGCCAACAAGATCACGGTGGAGTGTCCATGA
- a CDS encoding NfeD family protein — MTEMFSTLGTWNWLIFGFILMALELAAPGMFLFWLGLAALLVGLLSFVINPSWQTQLLMFAVFAAAAVPAWRHFAKSATEASKSNPFLNRRNEALIGREFTLEKPIIDGTGTVRIDDTIWRIAGPDTPAGSRVKVIRADGASLTVAVA, encoded by the coding sequence ATGACCGAGATGTTTTCGACGTTGGGCACCTGGAACTGGCTGATCTTCGGCTTCATCCTGATGGCGCTGGAGCTGGCGGCGCCCGGCATGTTCCTGTTCTGGCTTGGGCTTGCGGCGCTCTTGGTCGGTCTGCTGTCGTTCGTGATCAATCCGTCGTGGCAGACGCAGCTTTTGATGTTCGCGGTGTTCGCCGCGGCCGCGGTGCCGGCGTGGCGGCATTTTGCCAAGAGCGCGACGGAGGCGAGCAAGAGCAACCCGTTCCTCAATCGCCGCAACGAGGCCCTGATCGGTCGCGAATTCACGCTGGAGAAGCCGATCATCGACGGCACAGGCACCGTGCGGATCGACGATACGATCTGGCGCATCGCCGGCCCCGATACCCCGGCCGGTAGCCGGGTGAAGGTCATCCGCGCCGACGGCGCCAGCCTGACGGTGGCGGTGGCCTAG
- a CDS encoding nickel/cobalt transporter: MTPMLARMMRGLAISGAVLGAVVLLDAAGHALLAQNPFGAPRAAEPQGGLVGWLLAKQSEFYREMSATIRAAKSDGSAVWTLLAISFAYGIFHAAGPGHGKAVISSYLVANRETARRGIVLSFASALLQSLVAIVVVGICAWLLNATAKTMCGAEKAIEIASYALIAAFGARLLWVKGRGLIRALQVPRPALAMAGARQHGHGDHAHEHDQHHHHAHEHHDHDHHHGHDNGHNHDHDPHHVHDEHCGHSHGPTPVELAGPGGWQRGLSAIVAVGIRPCSGAILVLVFALAQGLFWAGIAATFVMGLGTAITVAAIAIVAVSARGMAEKLSTARDGGGMLIMRGLEFVAAALVLLFGLGLLFGYVAAERVTCL; encoded by the coding sequence ATGACGCCAATGCTCGCCCGCATGATGCGCGGCCTCGCCATCTCCGGCGCCGTGCTGGGTGCGGTGGTGCTGCTCGATGCCGCGGGCCACGCGCTGCTGGCGCAGAATCCGTTCGGCGCGCCGCGCGCGGCCGAGCCGCAGGGCGGGCTCGTCGGCTGGCTGCTCGCCAAGCAGTCGGAATTCTACCGCGAGATGTCCGCGACCATCCGCGCCGCCAAATCCGACGGTTCGGCGGTCTGGACGCTGCTTGCGATCTCCTTTGCTTATGGGATCTTCCACGCCGCAGGGCCCGGCCACGGCAAGGCGGTGATCTCGTCCTATCTGGTCGCCAATCGCGAGACCGCCCGCCGCGGCATCGTGCTGTCGTTCGCCTCGGCGCTGCTGCAGTCGCTGGTCGCTATCGTCGTCGTCGGGATCTGCGCCTGGCTGCTCAATGCCACGGCGAAGACCATGTGCGGGGCGGAGAAGGCGATCGAGATCGCGAGCTACGCGCTGATCGCGGCGTTCGGCGCCCGGCTGCTCTGGGTCAAGGGCCGCGGCCTGATCCGGGCACTGCAGGTGCCGCGCCCGGCGCTGGCGATGGCAGGCGCCCGTCAGCATGGTCACGGCGACCACGCCCATGAGCACGACCAGCACCATCACCACGCCCACGAGCATCACGATCACGATCATCATCATGGGCATGATAACGGCCATAACCACGATCACGACCCGCACCACGTCCATGACGAGCATTGCGGCCATTCGCACGGGCCGACGCCGGTGGAGCTCGCCGGTCCCGGCGGCTGGCAGCGCGGTCTGAGCGCGATTGTCGCGGTCGGGATCCGGCCGTGCTCTGGCGCGATCCTGGTGCTGGTGTTCGCGCTGGCGCAGGGCCTGTTCTGGGCCGGCATCGCCGCGACCTTCGTGATGGGGCTCGGCACCGCCATCACCGTTGCGGCGATTGCCATCGTGGCGGTGTCGGCACGCGGGATGGCCGAGAAGCTCAGCACCGCGCGCGATGGCGGCGGCATGCTGATCATGCGCGGCCTGGAGTTTGTTGCCGCCGCGCTCGTGCTGCTGTTCGGGCTGGGCCTGTTGTTCGGCTACGTCGCGGCCGAACGAGTGACGTGCCTCTAA
- a CDS encoding KpsF/GutQ family sugar-phosphate isomerase: MAKPKPLMTKSSGPDDGAVQSALRTLDAEASGVAAIAAALKSDLGVSFIAAAELIRNAKGRLIVTGLGKSGHIGRKIAATFASTGTPAFFVHAAEASHGDLGMITADDAILALSWSGEQPEMRNLIAYGARFGIPLIAMTADKDSTLSKAADVQLTLPKAREACPHNLAPTTSSLMMLALGDALAIALLEGRGFTSTDFSVLHPGGKLGAMLKFARDLMHGGDAVPLKPLGTKMSDALVEMTSKGFGCVGIVDRHGHLVGIVTDGDLRRHMRPDLLALSVDEVMTGTPKTIGRDTLAGEALELLNASKITTLIVTDAKKPVGIIHLHDLLRAGVA, translated from the coding sequence ATGGCCAAACCGAAACCGCTGATGACCAAATCATCCGGCCCTGACGACGGTGCCGTTCAATCGGCGCTCCGCACCCTTGATGCCGAAGCGAGCGGCGTCGCCGCGATCGCTGCGGCGCTCAAGTCCGACCTCGGCGTGTCCTTCATCGCGGCGGCTGAGCTGATCCGCAACGCCAAGGGGCGGCTGATCGTCACCGGGCTCGGCAAGTCGGGCCATATCGGGCGCAAGATCGCGGCGACCTTCGCCTCGACCGGCACGCCGGCGTTCTTCGTGCACGCCGCGGAGGCGAGCCACGGCGACCTCGGCATGATCACCGCCGACGACGCGATCCTGGCGCTGTCCTGGTCCGGCGAGCAGCCGGAGATGCGCAACCTGATCGCCTACGGGGCGCGCTTCGGCATTCCCTTGATCGCGATGACGGCGGACAAGGACTCGACCCTGAGCAAGGCCGCCGACGTGCAGCTGACGCTGCCCAAGGCGCGCGAGGCCTGCCCGCACAATCTGGCGCCGACCACATCCTCGCTGATGATGCTGGCGCTCGGCGATGCGCTGGCGATCGCGCTGCTCGAAGGCCGCGGCTTCACCTCGACCGATTTCAGCGTGCTGCATCCGGGCGGCAAGCTCGGGGCCATGCTGAAATTTGCGCGCGACCTGATGCATGGCGGCGATGCCGTGCCCTTGAAGCCGCTCGGCACCAAGATGTCGGACGCGCTGGTCGAGATGACCTCGAAGGGCTTTGGCTGCGTCGGTATCGTCGACCGGCACGGGCATCTCGTCGGCATCGTCACCGACGGGGACCTGCGCCGTCATATGCGCCCCGACCTGCTGGCGCTGTCGGTCGACGAGGTGATGACGGGGACCCCGAAAACGATCGGCCGCGACACGCTCGCCGGCGAGGCGCTGGAGCTGCTCAACGCGTCGAAGATCACCACGCTGATCGTGACGGATGCGAAGAAGCCGGTCGGCATCATCCATCTGCACGACCTCTTGCGCGCGGGCGTGGCGTAG